Proteins encoded by one window of Bacteroidota bacterium:
- the lysA gene encoding diaminopimelate decarboxylase, with amino-acid sequence MQLKNNDYYSGDVRLLDIADEHGTPVYVYDAQIMTTQFNRLKKAFDKVDVKIKYACKALTNIAVLKHFKSLGSDLDAVSIEEVQLGLHAGFSPEQILFTPNCVSIEEIKQAVELGVTINIDNISVLEQFGHLYGNTVPCCIRINPHIEAGGHQHIQTGHIDSKFGISVYQMRHVHRVVTANKMHIIGLHMHTGSDILDSNVFLQGAELLFDAAQQFPDLQFLDFGSGFKVGYKEEDVTTDIEELGNTLSTRFNEFCEEYGRKLELWFEPGKFLVSEAGILLVKVNVIKPTMATVFAGVDSGQNHLIRPMFYDAYHGIINISNPTGTQRIYTVVGYICETDTLARDRKITEIHEGDILAIKNAGAYGFTMSNNYNSRMRPPEVFIVNGKAHLIRKRETLDDLLRNQVEI; translated from the coding sequence ATGCAACTCAAAAACAATGATTATTATTCCGGTGATGTGCGTTTACTCGACATCGCTGATGAACACGGAACTCCGGTTTACGTGTATGATGCACAAATAATGACAACACAATTCAATCGTTTGAAAAAGGCTTTTGATAAGGTTGATGTAAAAATAAAATACGCCTGTAAGGCATTAACAAATATTGCAGTATTAAAACATTTTAAGTCGCTGGGATCTGATTTGGATGCGGTTTCTATTGAGGAAGTGCAGCTTGGATTGCACGCAGGATTTTCGCCCGAACAGATCTTATTTACACCAAATTGTGTTTCTATTGAGGAAATAAAACAAGCAGTAGAATTAGGTGTAACAATTAATATAGATAATATTTCCGTGCTCGAACAATTCGGACATTTATATGGAAATACTGTTCCATGTTGTATCAGAATAAATCCCCATATCGAAGCTGGTGGACATCAGCATATTCAAACCGGACATATAGATAGTAAATTTGGAATATCTGTTTATCAGATGCGACATGTGCATCGTGTGGTTACTGCGAATAAAATGCATATTATCGGATTGCATATGCACACCGGTTCTGATATTTTAGATAGCAATGTTTTTTTGCAGGGTGCAGAATTATTATTTGATGCAGCGCAACAATTTCCCGACTTACAGTTTCTCGATTTTGGAAGTGGATTTAAAGTTGGTTATAAGGAAGAAGATGTCACTACCGATATTGAAGAATTAGGTAATACATTAAGCACACGGTTTAATGAGTTTTGTGAAGAATATGGTCGCAAACTCGAACTTTGGTTTGAACCCGGAAAATTTTTGGTAAGTGAGGCTGGAATTTTATTAGTTAAAGTAAATGTAATTAAGCCAACCATGGCAACTGTTTTTGCCGGAGTCGACAGTGGGCAAAATCATTTGATAAGACCTATGTTTTATGATGCTTATCACGGAATAATAAATATTTCAAACCCAACCGGAACACAAAGAATTTATACTGTAGTTGGATATATCTGCGAAACAGATACACTAGCACGTGATAGAAAAATAACGGAGATTCACGAAGGAGATATTCTCGCAATTAAAAATGCAGGCGCTTATGGATTTACTATGAGCAATAATTATAACAGTAGAATGCGTCCGCCAGAGGTGTTTATTGTGAATGGTAAGGCGCATTTGATTAGAAAGAGAGAAACGTTGGATGATCTGTTGAGGAATCAGGTGGAGATTTAA
- the aspS gene encoding aspartate--tRNA ligase: protein MHSSTYYRSNTCGELRSSDIGKTVTLSGWVNIKRDLGEMVFIDLRDRHGLTQLVFMVKTDEALCDTARTLGREWVIQISGKVAERSNKNSKIPTGDIEIIVDALTILNASEVPPFTMDDDTDGGEELRMKYRYLDLRRPQMQKRLMLRANMLRAVREYLDAEGFVEIETPNLIKSTPEGARDFLVPSRMQAGLFYALPQSPQILKQLLMVAGMDRYYQIAKCFRDEDLRGDRQPEFTQIDCEMSFVNQEDVWFMFEGMVKHVFKKTKNIELPDFQRLPYLDAIKYYGSDKPDMRFDCKIHDLNNVVGGTEFSVFNTVINSGGLVAGINAKGCSEYTRKQIDELTEFVKAPQRGAGGLIYIRFNLDGSIKSSVDKFYSQEQLIAIGKEINAEKGDLILIVGNKINKTRKVLGELRLEMAKREKWIDENSWSVFWVVDMPLFEPDENTGEPIFAHHPFCSPHLDDFQYMDSDPLRVRAQSYDLVMNGNEILSGSIRVHDKVLQEKIFTILGFSEEEKEKRFGFMVNAFQYGAPPHGGCAFGFDRWVMLMCGGETIRDVIPFPKNNAGRDLMMDAPAEVDNEQLKIVGLKLL from the coding sequence ATGCATAGTTCAACTTATTATCGTTCAAACACTTGTGGCGAATTGAGATCGTCGGATATTGGTAAAACAGTAACACTTTCCGGCTGGGTAAATATTAAAAGAGATCTTGGGGAGATGGTGTTTATCGACCTGCGAGACCGTCATGGTTTGACACAATTGGTATTTATGGTGAAAACCGATGAAGCACTTTGTGATACAGCGAGAACCCTTGGCAGAGAATGGGTTATTCAGATCAGCGGAAAAGTTGCGGAACGCTCCAATAAAAATTCGAAGATACCTACGGGCGATATTGAAATAATTGTAGATGCTTTAACTATATTAAACGCATCAGAAGTACCTCCTTTTACAATGGATGATGATACCGATGGCGGAGAAGAATTGCGCATGAAATATCGTTATCTTGATCTTCGTCGCCCACAAATGCAAAAAAGATTAATGCTTCGGGCAAATATGCTTCGAGCTGTTCGCGAATATTTAGATGCAGAAGGATTTGTAGAAATTGAAACTCCAAATTTAATTAAATCAACTCCCGAAGGTGCAAGAGATTTTTTGGTTCCCAGCAGAATGCAGGCAGGTCTTTTTTATGCATTGCCGCAATCTCCCCAAATATTAAAACAATTATTAATGGTTGCGGGAATGGACCGATATTATCAGATAGCAAAATGTTTTCGCGATGAAGACTTGCGTGGCGACCGTCAACCGGAATTTACGCAAATAGATTGCGAAATGAGTTTCGTGAATCAGGAAGATGTATGGTTCATGTTTGAAGGGATGGTGAAACATGTTTTCAAAAAAACTAAAAATATCGAATTACCTGATTTTCAAAGATTGCCTTATTTAGATGCAATAAAATATTATGGTTCCGATAAACCCGACATGCGTTTTGATTGTAAAATACATGATCTGAATAATGTGGTTGGAGGAACCGAATTTTCTGTATTTAATACCGTAATTAATTCGGGAGGATTGGTTGCCGGAATAAATGCAAAAGGATGCAGCGAATATACCCGCAAACAAATTGATGAATTAACTGAATTTGTAAAAGCTCCCCAACGCGGTGCAGGCGGATTAATTTATATCCGATTTAATTTAGATGGAAGTATTAAATCGTCGGTAGATAAATTTTATTCGCAGGAACAATTAATAGCTATCGGAAAAGAAATTAATGCAGAAAAAGGAGATCTTATATTAATTGTTGGAAATAAAATAAATAAAACAAGAAAAGTTTTGGGTGAATTGCGTTTAGAAATGGCAAAACGCGAAAAATGGATAGATGAAAATAGTTGGAGTGTTTTCTGGGTTGTTGACATGCCATTATTTGAACCCGATGAAAATACCGGCGAACCCATATTTGCACATCATCCATTCTGTTCTCCGCACCTTGATGATTTTCAATATATGGACAGCGATCCTCTGCGTGTTCGCGCTCAGAGTTATGATCTCGTGATGAATGGTAACGAAATATTAAGCGGAAGTATCCGCGTGCATGATAAAGTTTTACAAGAAAAAATATTTACCATTCTCGGATTTTCAGAAGAGGAAAAAGAAAAACGTTTTGGCTTCATGGTAAATGCATTTCAATACGGAGCACCACCACACGGAGGTTGCGCATTCGGTTTCGACCGCTGGGTAATGTTGATGTGTGGAGGCGAAACAATTCGCGATGTAATTCCATTTCCAAAAAATAATGCAGGAAGAGATCTTATGATGGATGCTCCGGCAGAGGTGGATAATGAGCAGTTGAAAATTGTTGGGTTGAAGTTGTTGTAA
- a CDS encoding class I SAM-dependent methyltransferase: protein MGQTNNLHCENCGNTKFHNSPFYYKWNNKEFFLKKCNQCSLITLDPKPDELELGMLYSDEYFETGQHGLNKINQTYEESKDKLTMEHRIQVIKNNILKFKPDTKNIFEIGFAMGHILAAAKQMGMEVSGIEFSESAVLKAKEKFDIDAICGNFENINLESQKGKWDCVYGGDVFEHFAHPAAVVSNMHSILKEGGIAVVIVPSTFNLFSTYFAVLFYKILGKRKKFYDNPYHLYEYTPKTIKALFLKSFTDVQVVNRIKKPAELNMKGGGIEYKIKYLIHLLNYPYTKLFNRNGDRLLVIARK from the coding sequence ATGGGACAAACCAATAATTTGCATTGTGAAAATTGTGGGAATACAAAGTTCCATAATTCTCCTTTTTATTATAAATGGAACAATAAAGAATTTTTCCTCAAAAAGTGTAATCAATGTTCTCTTATTACATTAGATCCTAAACCCGATGAATTGGAATTGGGAATGTTATATAGCGACGAGTATTTTGAGACAGGACAACATGGCCTTAATAAGATCAACCAAACTTATGAAGAAAGTAAGGATAAGCTTACCATGGAACATAGAATACAGGTTATTAAAAATAACATTCTGAAATTTAAACCGGATACAAAAAATATTTTTGAAATTGGATTTGCTATGGGTCATATTTTAGCTGCTGCTAAACAAATGGGTATGGAAGTTTCCGGAATCGAATTTTCAGAATCTGCTGTCTTAAAGGCAAAAGAAAAATTTGATATTGATGCAATTTGCGGGAACTTCGAAAATATCAATCTTGAGAGTCAAAAGGGTAAATGGGATTGTGTTTATGGAGGCGATGTTTTCGAACATTTTGCCCATCCGGCAGCAGTTGTATCCAACATGCATTCTATTTTAAAGGAGGGAGGAATTGCTGTGGTAATAGTGCCTTCTACTTTTAATTTATTTTCAACTTATTTTGCGGTTTTATTTTATAAAATACTTGGTAAAAGGAAAAAATTTTATGATAATCCATACCATTTATACGAATATACACCTAAAACTATTAAGGCATTATTTCTTAAATCATTTACTGATGTTCAGGTAGTAAATAGAATTAAAAAACCCGCAGAGTTAAATATGAAAGGTGGTGGTATAGAATATAAGATCAAATATTTAATACACCTGCTTAATTATCCCTACACGAAATTATTCAACCGCAATGGTGATCGTTTATTGGTTATTGCCAGAAAATGA
- a CDS encoding DNRLRE domain-containing protein, whose translation MKPLKVLIIFFLCNSIMSSQTIITLQPGPTEGKDVKIWSNENTTNFGDDTELKANAWTWSGNAGNERALLQFDLSEIPQQSEICYAKLSLYSNSEASSQTNSQLSGTNETYLCRITSAWEEDIVTWDTQPTFTEVNQVTLPVSTADYEDILDIDVTELVTDMYNDPANSFGFMLKLVNEDFYRRRLFASSDTDDPTHYPKLEICYNSTIGIADNSGLTLNIFPNPITQTINIELNSLVMERCEIRIIDLQGEILYTQYYNTFSSGSELITIGEEVTAKIMGCAIVSIISDQIQINKFVTKL comes from the coding sequence ATGAAACCACTAAAAGTTTTGATCATTTTCTTCTTATGTAATAGTATAATGTCGAGCCAGACAATAATTACCCTCCAACCCGGGCCGACGGAGGGCAAAGATGTTAAAATATGGAGTAATGAAAATACAACCAATTTCGGTGATGACACTGAATTAAAAGCAAATGCATGGACATGGAGTGGCAACGCAGGTAATGAAAGAGCACTTTTACAGTTTGATCTTTCCGAAATTCCGCAACAATCAGAAATTTGTTATGCAAAACTGAGTTTATATTCAAATTCTGAAGCGTCTTCACAAACAAATTCACAACTTTCGGGAACTAACGAAACATATCTTTGCAGAATTACTTCTGCTTGGGAAGAAGATATTGTTACCTGGGACACGCAGCCAACTTTTACAGAGGTTAATCAAGTTACCTTGCCGGTTTCCACAGCAGATTATGAAGACATTCTTGACATTGATGTTACTGAGCTTGTAACTGACATGTATAATGATCCTGCCAACAGCTTTGGTTTTATGCTAAAGCTTGTAAACGAAGACTTTTATAGAAGGAGACTTTTTGCATCAAGCGATACTGACGATCCAACACATTATCCTAAACTTGAAATTTGTTATAATTCTACTATAGGAATCGCAGATAATTCAGGATTAACTTTAAATATTTTTCCAAATCCTATAACACAAACGATAAATATTGAATTAAATTCACTTGTAATGGAGAGGTGTGAAATCAGAATCATTGACTTACAGGGTGAAATACTTTATACCCAATATTATAATACATTTTCTTCAGGCAGCGAATTAATTACAATAGGAGAAGAAGTGACTGCTAAAATAATGGGATGTGCTATCGTATCAATAATTTCAGATCAAATTCAGATAAATAAATTTGTAACAAAATTATAA
- the ggt gene encoding gamma-glutamyltransferase, which yields MRLFSIVIVFLLSCSSSSNQTAQQQQQNPADQFLQDRTHGVLSDSAMVVCAHPEAAEVGMNILKAGGNAIDAAIAVQFALAVVYPNAGNLGGGGFMLLRLKTGDINALDFREKAPSASSKDMFINKATGEVDREIIETSHLASGVPGSVDGMWTAHQKYGSMPWEKLVQPAIELAQKGFPLTQMQAEDLNDLQNELKKLNKGKNYFIKTKWLGGDSLIQMDLANTLINIRDKGREGFYSGEVAEKIEMEMKTHNGIISLNDLKNYHSVWRTPVSGTYKNYKVISMPPPSAGGIALIQLLNMMENYPLKRWGFQSLNAIHMMTEAEKRVYADRATWLGDPDFTNVPAQQLTSKKYTSQRMYNVDTINIIPSKDIAAGNFPDYESEETTHFSIVDQYGNAVAITTTLNDSYGSRIVVAGCGFILNNEMDDFSAKPGEPNLYGLIGGEANAIVPNKRMLSNMTPTIILKDNNLFMVIGTPGGSTIITSVFQNILNVIEFDMTMQESINAPRFHHQWVPDEIKLENNFDKTTADALTKQGYKIVFRAPMGRVDAILLYDNKMMEGGADPRGDDVALGW from the coding sequence ATGCGTTTATTTAGTATAGTAATTGTATTCCTCCTCAGCTGTTCGTCGTCGTCGAATCAAACGGCTCAACAACAGCAACAAAATCCAGCAGACCAGTTTTTACAAGATCGCACGCATGGTGTTTTATCAGACTCTGCAATGGTAGTTTGTGCTCATCCCGAAGCAGCGGAAGTTGGTATGAACATTTTAAAGGCTGGAGGAAATGCGATCGATGCCGCAATCGCAGTGCAATTTGCATTAGCCGTTGTATATCCCAACGCCGGAAATTTAGGTGGCGGAGGATTTATGCTTTTGCGATTAAAAACCGGAGATATTAATGCACTCGATTTCAGAGAAAAAGCTCCTTCTGCATCCTCAAAAGATATGTTTATTAATAAAGCGACTGGAGAAGTGGACAGGGAAATAATTGAAACTTCTCATCTCGCATCCGGAGTGCCCGGCAGCGTTGATGGCATGTGGACCGCACATCAAAAATATGGATCCATGCCATGGGAAAAATTAGTACAACCAGCAATTGAACTTGCACAAAAAGGTTTTCCATTAACACAAATGCAGGCAGAGGATCTCAATGATCTTCAAAATGAATTAAAAAAATTAAATAAAGGGAAAAACTATTTTATTAAAACAAAATGGTTAGGTGGTGACTCATTAATTCAAATGGATCTCGCAAACACTTTAATTAATATTCGCGATAAGGGAAGAGAAGGTTTTTATAGTGGCGAAGTTGCAGAAAAGATAGAAATGGAAATGAAAACACATAATGGAATTATTTCCCTGAATGATTTAAAAAATTACCATAGTGTTTGGAGAACACCTGTTTCCGGAACTTATAAAAACTATAAAGTGATCAGTATGCCTCCACCTTCTGCAGGAGGAATTGCATTAATTCAGTTACTTAATATGATGGAAAATTATCCATTAAAAAGATGGGGATTTCAATCATTAAATGCAATACATATGATGACCGAAGCAGAAAAACGAGTGTATGCCGACCGAGCAACATGGCTAGGAGACCCTGATTTTACTAATGTTCCGGCGCAACAACTCACTTCAAAAAAATATACTTCGCAAAGAATGTATAATGTTGATACTATTAATATAATCCCTTCAAAAGATATTGCTGCAGGTAATTTTCCGGATTATGAAAGTGAGGAAACAACACACTTTAGTATAGTTGATCAATATGGAAATGCAGTTGCAATAACTACAACATTAAATGATAGTTATGGCTCTCGAATTGTAGTTGCCGGTTGCGGATTTATTTTAAATAATGAGATGGATGATTTTAGTGCTAAACCCGGTGAACCAAATTTATATGGATTAATTGGCGGAGAAGCAAACGCCATTGTTCCTAACAAAAGAATGTTGAGCAATATGACTCCAACCATTATTTTAAAGGATAATAATTTATTTATGGTGATAGGAACTCCCGGTGGTTCAACAATAATTACAAGCGTTTTTCAAAATATTTTAAACGTTATTGAATTTGATATGACCATGCAGGAAAGCATAAATGCTCCGCGTTTTCATCATCAATGGGTACCGGATGAAATTAAACTGGAAAACAATTTTGATAAAACTACCGCCGATGCATTAACAAAACAAGGGTATAAAATTGTTTTTCGCGCTCCCATGGGCAGGGTTGATGCCATTTTACTGTATGATAATAAAATGATGGAAGGCGGGGCCGATCCCAGGGGTGATGATGTTGCGTTAGGATGGTGA
- a CDS encoding sterol desaturase family protein, whose amino-acid sequence MPEAVNYIIYSIPVFFLLIGIELLFDKLNKTGYYRLNDALTNINAGITEQVTGAFLKAFVVGIYLWLFDHYRFFTVPDTILTWVFLFIAVDFFYYWFHRLAHEVNVLWGGHVVHHQSEEYNLSVALRQGAFQKFGSFLFYLPLALLGFNPVLFIVVSQFQTLYQFWIHTKTIKLLPAPIEYIFNTPSHHRVHHGRNPKYIDKNHGGTLIIWDRLFGTFQKEEEEVIYGITKPLNTWNPLRAQLDFWKNLAQDLSHTHKFTDKLKLLFLPPGWLPAELGGPKFAPEITPDTAVKYDTKIPVYLNYYVFAQFVLILTFTSYFLFSFDNFDLLTNILFMLLILLSVTAAGLILEANRNAFFVEIFRLVTTVFFYNYLLQNNIISNYSGYDLFVLIVINLISLVVFTPFKNVFSKKAHENK is encoded by the coding sequence ATGCCTGAAGCTGTAAACTATATCATTTATTCTATTCCTGTTTTTTTTCTCCTTATTGGAATAGAACTTCTATTCGACAAACTCAACAAAACCGGTTATTACAGGTTGAATGATGCTTTAACTAATATTAATGCAGGCATTACTGAACAAGTAACAGGGGCATTTTTAAAAGCTTTTGTAGTTGGAATTTACCTCTGGTTGTTTGATCATTATAGGTTTTTCACAGTTCCTGATACGATATTGACCTGGGTGTTTTTATTTATAGCAGTTGATTTTTTTTATTATTGGTTTCACCGCCTTGCACATGAGGTAAATGTTTTATGGGGTGGACATGTTGTTCACCATCAAAGCGAGGAGTATAATTTAAGTGTGGCCTTACGACAAGGAGCATTTCAAAAATTTGGATCTTTTCTTTTTTATTTGCCTTTAGCTTTATTGGGATTTAATCCGGTGTTATTTATAGTGGTTAGCCAGTTTCAAACCTTGTATCAGTTTTGGATACATACAAAAACAATAAAATTATTGCCAGCGCCTATTGAATACATATTTAATACTCCATCACATCATCGTGTTCACCATGGAAGAAATCCGAAATATATCGATAAAAACCATGGGGGAACTTTAATTATCTGGGACAGATTATTTGGAACTTTTCAAAAGGAAGAGGAGGAAGTAATTTACGGTATCACCAAACCTTTAAACACCTGGAATCCTCTTAGAGCCCAATTGGATTTTTGGAAGAATCTCGCACAAGATCTGAGTCATACACATAAATTTACCGATAAACTAAAACTACTATTTCTTCCACCCGGATGGCTTCCGGCAGAACTCGGTGGCCCGAAATTCGCGCCTGAAATTACTCCCGACACAGCGGTAAAATACGATACAAAAATCCCTGTTTATTTAAATTATTATGTATTTGCGCAGTTTGTATTAATACTTACTTTCACTTCCTATTTTTTATTTTCGTTCGACAATTTTGATCTTTTGACCAATATATTGTTTATGCTTTTGATACTGCTTTCGGTAACAGCCGCAGGATTAATTTTGGAGGCAAACAGAAATGCATTTTTTGTGGAGATATTCAGGTTGGTAACAACGGTATTTTTCTATAATTATTTATTGCAAAACAATATTATTAGTAATTATTCGGGATATGATCTGTTTGTGCTTATTGTAATCAATCTGATATCTCTGGTTGTTTTTACACCATTTAAAAATGTTTTTTCAAAAAAGGCCCATGAAAATAAATAA
- a CDS encoding lysoplasmalogenase, protein MKINNQLFLNLYMVVAIVHIYTLISDNEQYIVLSKYLLMPMLMLHVIVNCRKTLKNVIPLIAALFFCWVGDILLIYVDVYEQFFMFGLAAFLIGHIFYIWSFRKYATKNPGLPKQKLWIMIFPVIYALGLLIVVFPHLGDMKIPVIVYAIAITAMCIASINRYGRTSQYSFLFVFAGALFFIGSDSMIAINRFYKEITSGSLLIMSTYIIAQYLITSGLLLHIKDPENE, encoded by the coding sequence ATGAAAATAAATAACCAGTTATTCCTGAATCTGTATATGGTAGTGGCCATTGTGCATATTTACACACTGATTTCTGATAATGAACAATATATTGTGTTATCCAAGTATTTGCTGATGCCAATGTTGATGCTTCATGTTATTGTAAATTGCAGAAAGACTTTAAAAAATGTAATTCCATTGATCGCAGCTCTGTTTTTTTGTTGGGTGGGCGACATTTTGCTGATTTATGTTGATGTGTATGAACAGTTTTTTATGTTTGGACTTGCTGCATTTTTAATTGGCCATATATTTTACATTTGGAGTTTTAGGAAATATGCAACTAAGAATCCAGGGTTGCCTAAACAGAAACTGTGGATAATGATATTTCCGGTTATTTATGCATTGGGGCTGTTAATTGTGGTTTTCCCTCACCTTGGTGATATGAAAATTCCTGTGATCGTTTATGCGATCGCAATTACTGCAATGTGTATTGCATCTATAAATAGATACGGCAGAACAAGTCAATACAGTTTTTTGTTTGTTTTTGCCGGCGCTTTATTTTTTATAGGATCCGATTCCATGATTGCAATTAATAGGTTTTACAAAGAAATTACCTCGGGATCCTTGTTAATTATGAGTACGTATATCATTGCACAATATTTAATTACATCGGGGTTATTATTGCATATTAAAGATCCTGAAAATGAATAA
- a CDS encoding cation transporter — MRKIENVNLQKIVLSVAILLLLVKFTAYIITHSNAVLTDAIESIVNVVAGAFGLYSLILASKPRDKDHPYGHGKIEFISASIEGSMILVAGIIIVGKSVFNLFYPQSIQNIGYGIILISFAGTVNFLLGLIMEKRGKKAQSLTLIAGGKHLQSDGWSTAGLLVGLTLLYIFQYEWIDSAVAILFGTYICYEGYKIVRKSVAGIMDESDSELLDSIITTLNKNREPNWIDIHNMRVIKYGANLHFDSHLTVPYYFTVKEAHDELEKVESIIHKHHETSDEWFVHIDACVPPDMCKICFKFDCAVRQAEFEQKIEWNLENVIRNRKHGLT, encoded by the coding sequence ATGAGAAAAATAGAAAATGTAAATCTTCAAAAAATTGTACTCAGCGTTGCAATTCTCCTGTTGCTTGTAAAATTTACAGCCTATATCATTACACATTCCAATGCTGTTTTAACAGATGCCATTGAATCGATCGTAAATGTAGTAGCAGGTGCATTTGGATTATACAGTTTAATTCTCGCATCCAAACCACGCGACAAGGATCATCCCTACGGGCATGGAAAAATAGAATTTATTTCTGCCAGTATTGAAGGAAGTATGATATTAGTTGCAGGAATTATTATTGTTGGAAAATCTGTTTTTAATTTATTTTATCCTCAAAGCATTCAAAATATTGGATATGGTATTATTTTGATCTCTTTTGCAGGAACAGTGAATTTTTTACTTGGGCTTATAATGGAAAAAAGAGGTAAAAAAGCGCAATCACTTACTTTAATAGCCGGCGGGAAACATTTACAAAGTGATGGATGGAGTACAGCCGGATTACTTGTCGGATTAACACTTTTATATATTTTTCAATATGAATGGATAGACAGTGCGGTTGCAATTTTATTTGGCACTTATATTTGTTATGAGGGATATAAAATAGTAAGAAAATCGGTAGCCGGCATTATGGATGAATCAGATTCTGAACTTTTGGATTCAATAATTACAACGCTTAATAAGAACCGCGAACCCAATTGGATTGATATACATAATATGCGGGTTATAAAATACGGAGCAAATTTACACTTCGACAGCCATTTAACTGTTCCCTATTATTTTACTGTAAAAGAAGCACACGACGAATTAGAAAAAGTAGAATCCATTATTCATAAACATCATGAAACTTCCGACGAATGGTTCGTGCATATTGACGCATGTGTTCCACCCGACATGTGCAAAATATGTTTCAAATTTGATTGCGCAGTACGCCAGGCAGAATTTGAACAAAAAATAGAATGGAATTTAGAAAATGTGATCAGAAACAGAAAACATGGATTAACTTAA